One region of Campylobacter concisus genomic DNA includes:
- the aroA gene encoding 3-phosphoshikimate 1-carboxyvinyltransferase yields MRIYPLEKSLNLTIDDIAADKSISHRCAIFSLLSDKPSRVRNYLRAGDTLNTLKIVQLLGAKVEDNGSEIAIMPPQKIKEPNEILECGNSGTAMRLFMGLLAAQNGFFVLSGDRYLNSRPMARIAKPLNDMGAKIDGANNANNAPLCIRGTKFERFSFESKIASAQVKSALLLAALYSNGCKFSEPELSRDHTERMLAGMGADIKRDDLEITLEPMKAPLAPLDIDVPNDPSSAFFFAVAALIIPNSHIILKNILLNKTRIEAYRILEKMGAEIKFHKTSSKYEDIGDIEVKYSPNLKGVEVSENISWLIDEAPALAIAFACAKGQSKLTNAKELRVKESDRIAVTINALKACGIEASELEDGFVINGSEAKFATIDSHGDHRIAMSFAILGLKCGMQIEKSEFIATSFPNFAEILKKMGARVED; encoded by the coding sequence ATGAGAATTTATCCATTAGAAAAAAGTCTAAATTTAACTATTGACGACATCGCAGCGGATAAGTCCATCTCGCATAGATGTGCGATTTTTTCGCTTTTAAGCGATAAGCCATCTCGCGTTAGAAACTATCTAAGAGCAGGCGATACACTAAATACCTTAAAAATAGTCCAGCTTTTAGGTGCAAAAGTTGAGGACAATGGTTCTGAAATAGCGATCATGCCGCCACAAAAGATAAAAGAGCCAAATGAAATTTTAGAGTGTGGCAACTCAGGTACGGCAATGAGGCTTTTTATGGGACTATTAGCCGCGCAGAACGGCTTTTTCGTGCTAAGTGGTGATAGATATTTAAACTCACGTCCAATGGCTAGAATAGCAAAACCTCTAAACGATATGGGTGCAAAGATAGATGGTGCAAACAACGCAAACAACGCTCCTCTTTGTATAAGAGGGACAAAATTTGAAAGATTTAGTTTTGAGAGCAAGATCGCCTCAGCTCAGGTAAAAAGTGCGCTTTTGCTGGCGGCTCTTTACTCAAATGGCTGCAAATTTAGTGAGCCAGAGCTAAGCAGAGATCATACTGAGCGTATGCTAGCTGGCATGGGAGCTGATATAAAGCGTGACGACCTAGAGATCACTTTAGAGCCGATGAAAGCTCCACTTGCGCCACTTGATATAGACGTGCCAAATGATCCAAGTTCAGCATTTTTCTTTGCGGTCGCAGCTTTAATCATCCCAAATTCGCATATCATTTTAAAAAATATCTTGCTAAATAAAACTCGCATCGAAGCTTACAGGATTTTAGAAAAAATGGGTGCTGAGATAAAATTTCACAAAACCTCAAGCAAATACGAAGATATCGGTGATATCGAGGTTAAATACTCACCAAACTTAAAAGGTGTAGAAGTTAGCGAAAATATCTCGTGGCTCATCGACGAAGCTCCAGCTTTAGCCATCGCATTTGCCTGCGCTAAAGGCCAAAGCAAGCTGACAAATGCCAAAGAGCTTCGCGTAAAAGAGAGTGATAGGATAGCTGTCACGATAAATGCATTAAAAGCATGCGGTATCGAGGCAAGCGAGCTTGAAGATGGTTTTGTTATAAATGGATCTGAGGCTAAATTTGCCACGATAGATAGCCACGGAGATCATAGGATCGCGATGAGCTTTGCCATACTTGGACTAAAATGTGGCATGCAGATAGAAAAGAGCGAATTTATTGCCACATCGTTTCCAAATTTTGCTGAAATTTTAAAGAAAATGGGAGCTAGAGTTGAAGATTGA